A region from the Lolium perenne isolate Kyuss_39 chromosome 4, Kyuss_2.0, whole genome shotgun sequence genome encodes:
- the LOC127332110 gene encoding probable nucleolar protein 5-1, protein MLVLFETPAGFALFKVLNEGKLSKVEDLWQEFTTPDLARKVVELKAFNKFENTSDALSAATLILDSKPSKGLRKFLQKHCDGETLAVADSKLGNVIKEKLKIDCVHNSAVMELMRGLRNQLSELISGLGTQDLGPMSLGLSHSLSRYKLKFSPEKVDTMIIQAIGLLDDLDKELNTYAMRVREWYGWHFPELTKIVADNIQYAKVVKLMGNRTNAVNLDFSEILTDDDVEAQLKEAAVISMGTEVNDLDLSNIRELCDQVLSLSEYRAQLYDYLKSRMNTIAPNLTALVGELVGARLISHGGSLLNLAKQPGSTIQILGAEKALFRALKTKHATPKYGLIYHASLIGQAAPKHKGKISRSLASKAALAIRYDALGDGEDNSIGLESRLKLETRLRVLEGKELGRSAGSTKGKPKIEVYEKDRKNGAGLITPAKTYNPSADLVLAQPTEETTKKPETASKKRKHEDVETAPSVETTGDAVQEDGKKKKKKKSKDSEEIPAADASGDKKKKKKSKEIEEPGAATAEGEKKKKKKKSDAQDEEVVAMETESGKKDKKKKKKQADQ, encoded by the exons ATGTTGGTGCTGTTCGAGACGCCCGCCGGGTTCGCCCTTTTCAAGGTCCTGAACGAGGGCAAGCTCAGCAAGGTCGAG GATCTATGGCAGGAGTTCACGACGCCGGACTTGGCGAGAAAG GTGGTTGAGCTGAAGGCTTTCAACAAGTTCGAGAACACATCTGATGCCCTTTCCGCTGCAACCCTCATTCTTGATAGCAAGCCTAGCAAGGGTTTGCGCAAGTTCTTGCAGAAGCATTGTGATGGTGAAACGTTGGCGGTTGCTGATTCTAAACTTGGAAATGTTATAAAAGAAAAACTG AAAATTGACTGTGTTCACAACAGTGCTGTGATGGAGCTGATGAGAGGGCTGAGAAATCAGCTTAGTGAGCTTATATCTGGTTTGGGCACACAAGACCTTGGTCCAATGAGCCTGGGATTGTCCCACAGCTTGTCTAGATATAAGCTAAAGTTCAGTCCGGAAAAG GTTGATACCATGATCATTCAAGCCATTGGCTTATTGGATGATCTGGACAAGGAGCTTAACACATACGCAATGAGGGTTCGTGAATGGTATGGTTGGCACTTCCCAGAGCTCACTAAAATAGTGGCAGATAATATACAGTATGCAAAAGTTGTGAAGTTGATGGGAAATAGGACGAACGCGGTCAATCTTGATTTCTCAGAG ATACTGACAGATGACGATGTGGAAGCACAGTTAAAGGAGGCTGCAGTAATATCCATGGGAACAGAAGTTAATGATCTTGACTTGTCAAACATTAGGGAACTTTGTGATCAAGTCTTGTCTCTTTCTGAGTACAGAGCTCAGCTGTATGATTATCTGAAAAGTAGGATGAACACAATCGCGCCAAATTTGACTGCTCTTGTGGGTGAACTAGTTGGTGCTAGGCTTATTTCACATGGTGGCAGTCTGCTAAATTTGGCTAAGCAGCCTGGCAGCACAATTCAGATACTCGGTGCAGAGAAG GCTTTGTTCAGAGCTCTGAAGACAAAACATGCTACACCTAAGTATGGTCTCATCTACCATGCATCCTTGATTGGTCAGGCAGCTCCAAAGCACAAGggaaagatttctcgatctcttgctTCAAAAGCAGCTCTTGCCATCCGGTATGATGCCCTTGGTGATGGTGAAGATAACTCCATTGGTCTTGAGAGTCGACTTAAG CTTGAAACACGTCTTCGGGTTCTTGAGGGTAAAGAACTAGGGAGATCTGCTGGTTCCACAAAGGGAAAGCCCAAGATAGAAGTGTACGAGAAAGACCGGAAGAACGGTGCTGGGTTAATTACACCGGCTAAG ACGTACAACCCTTCGGCTGATCTGGTTCTTGCACAACCGACTGAAGAAACAACTAAGAAGCCCGAGACAGCTTCAAAGAAGAGGAAACATGAGGATGTGGAGACTGCACCATCAGTCGAGACTACCGGGGATGCAGTTCAAGAGgatgggaagaagaagaagaaaaagaagtccAAGGACAGCGAGGAGATTCCTGCAGCGGATGCCAGTggtgacaagaagaagaaaaagaagtcgAAGGAGATTGAGGAGCCTGGTGCGGCCACTGCTGaaggagaaaagaagaaaaaaaagaagaaaagcgACGCACAAGATGAGGAGGTTGTTGCAATGGAAACTGAGTCTGGTAAAAAAgataagaagaaaaaaaagaagcAGGCTGATCAATGA